The Malus sylvestris chromosome 14, drMalSylv7.2, whole genome shotgun sequence genome segment CAAACAGGAGTTAGCACCTGAATATCTCTGACTTACCCTCCATATCTTAATGTATATATGCTCATCATTGGGATTGTATTTGAAAACGAGTAGCATATTGACTGCTGCTTAGTTTCAAATGCCATTGGGAACAGAAAAGTCACAGTTTGAATCTGCAAGACTGGGCTAGCCTGAATCTTGCACCATTCGTGCATTTCCTTTTAAGATTTCCTTATTATGCTTTCGTCAAACTGGTGATATGTTTTTCTAAACAGCATGTGAATTTGTATAACTAATTCCAAACTATAATTTGATGCATCCTTAATTCCTTAGCTTATTGGCGGATATGTTGAGATATTCAATGAATGTATGATATACACAGATTTTCAAACATTTTGGTGCCAGATCTCGATTTTTTGACATCCTAAGAGTTTTGTCTGAGAATTTTGGTGGCTTAAGTATATCCAATCAATCTTACCATCAGAGAACTGACTTTCAAAAGTAGTGTTTGATGCATTTTGTGATATTTACCAATTGCAGGCAGTGGCAGGATTAGCTGCGGATGGTAGGCAAATTGTTGCTAGGACCAAGTCTGAAGCTACCAACTATGAAAGGTTTGCCTTTTCCTTTGGATTTCATGTATGAAACAAACAAGAAAACATAGAAGGTCTTGGTTCTTTGGAACGTCTAAACAttttctttctccctctctatcACTCGTGGATTTGTGTTAATCCATCCTTCCTTTACTATCCTTACATTTTCTCTTTCAGTTTGTCACACTAGTATAATTTGAATGAGCAGGTCTGTTAGTCTGGATTTGTATTTAAATATGTTAGTCTGGATTTGTATTTAAATATCAACTTAAAGTTGGTCTGATCGATTATGAGTATATATAGTCTTACTTTGGCAGGTAGTTTAATGAGTCAATAGAAAGGCCtaaaatattttgtttgaatcCCACTTGCATGCTATACGCACACAGTGTAATCTTTACAACTGCTGGCACCtttataaaatgaaaataatttctGGTCCCTCACTTGGTGGCTATTATCTATTTTACATACACTTGTATTTTCAGGAGTCAGGACTTGTTTATTCTTGTTTAACGCCTGTTAATAATGGACATTAAGAGGTCAATTTTGTTAATATCCGCTCGAGTTATCTAGACAGTTTGGTTGGTGAACAAGTTCTGTAAATGTTGCATCATAATTGTTTGCATGTGCATGATTGGTCTTTGTACTTTTAGTTTATTTGTCCTTATTTTTATGATTCTTCCTGCAGTGTGTATGGTGAACAGATTCCTGTTAAGGAACTTGCTGAACGTGTTGCTAGTTATGTGCATTTGTGTACACTATATTGGTGGCTCAGGTTTGTTGAGAACTCACTATTCATGTTGTCATTTCAAAGGTTCTTTTCATGTCTTCTTATTATCTGTGAATGTTATATTGCAGACCTTTTGGATGTGGGATAATCCTTGGTGGTTATGACAGAGATGGGCCGCAATTATACATGGTTGAACCATCTGGTGTTTCTTATGTAGGTTTACTTTTGTATCTGGTTGTCATTGCTATAAGAATAGTTTTTATCCTTGAacattttcattatgttttttctttggttttttgtATTAATCTTTGCTTGTGCATATCATCTAGAGGTATTTTGGTGCTGCAATTGGAAAAGGCAGGCAGGCTGCTAAGACGTAAGTTGAGAGTTTGATTTCTAAATTTTTTCTGACAGATATCGTAGTATTAtaaactttttttctttgtgtGAAAATTTTCCTATTAATATGGGCTCAATTTGGTCCATCTTGGTCACTCTGAAAGCTTGTGAACAAAATAGGGTAGAACTAGGCTGGAAGAGATTTTAGGTTTAAGGAACATTTGAGAATATAGGCTGTCTATAAACCTTGCATCAAACAAGAATTGAACTACCAAACTGTAAGCCTTGAATCAAATAGTCAAAGACCAAACCAAAATCAATCTACCAGGTTGTATAGAGCCTATACTAACAACAAGGATTCTCAGAGCATGTGTCTTTTACATTTTAACAAAGACATTAATGTCAATTTTTTTCTGACTTTAATAcgttttaattatattttattgtGCTGAGAAATTTGAATGGTGATACTTATATATCCATATCATGTGATGACAGAGAGATTGAAAAGTTGAAGCTTTCGGAGTTGACTTGTCGGCAAGGCGTTATTGAAGTAGCCAAGATGTGAGTGACATATACAATGAATATTTTGCTCTGCACGTTTTAAGTTGATAATAATGATGATGACATCTAGCTATAGACTTTTAGACATGGAGTTATTTTGTTACAAGGTCATTAAATAATGGTTAGTTTAAAGTGTACTGTTCCATTTATAGGCCTAAACCAGTATGCGTCCTTTCTTTTTATTGTACTGTAACAAATGAGAGTTGCTACAACAGCTATTCGAACTGTGCCTTCTTAACGGAATAATTACTGGACAAACtataatagaaaagaaaaaggaaagaagacTTAATTGTGAACTAAGCAAAGGCAGTTGCCTTTGTGCAAGTTTGGTGTCTGTGTAAGATTAAACGATAGTTGAGCAGATGAGGACTGCACATGGGCAGAACTGCTCTTGGACTCTATGCCCTGTAGCTGGGAagattttggacaaaaatttATATGTTACCCATATGGAAGGTAATATGGGGTAAGAGATAGATCCACAAAAGTCTACATGGTGGGGAATTTGTGGGGTTAGAGATACATCTTTACAAGTCTATTGTAAAAGTTAATGATTTTGCACCTCAAGGCCCTTTTCTTCCTTGGGTTTAAGGTTTCTGCAGTTCTTAATTGTGGGCTTTGTTCTGGTCCTATTgctgttgttttttattttctgcttCCTTTTGGCTTAGCCATGTTGTGGTGCAGCATTCCCATCTCAACTCTCAAGTAATCTTATTAATCTCTAAAGAGAATTCATTTTTATCTtccaccaaaaataaaaaagttattaGCCAGATGTATCTCACTCATTATTTCACAGTGCATCTAGTTGTCAATGTTTTGATATGACGGGTGAAATACAACTCCTCAAGTTGGATCCTCAAAGAGGCAGTGGCATGTTGCATAATTGTTATGAATATTAGTTTGTATTTCTTTGatcatatatttattttaatgggtcatttgtttttttgtttctgaCATTTGGTTGTTTCAAATGCTTCATGAGTTAGCCCTGATTTATATCCTGAACTAATGTGCTTGTTGTAAAAAGTGATCTAATAGTAAACTTGTTCATGTTATATCACCCCCACATTGCATAACAAATATTGTAGCATTCATGTATTTATAAATCTCTAGTGATGCTCAATCTGAACTTTCTACTAACTTAAATATTCAATGATGCACAACAGCATTTATGGAATTCATGATGAGGCAAAGGACAAGGAGTTTGAGTTAGAAATGAGCTGGGTCTGTGATGAATCAAACCGTCTGCATCAGAAGGTATCTGATTTTCTTTCCGAGTTCAAGACACCTGCAAATTTCAAACTAATTTACGACAtggcttttatttttatttgccacATATGCTTCTCATACCATCCTTTTGACATTTTGTGTTTTcagaagtttttttgttttaattcttttttgtttcattttctattttccttttaattGTTTGTTACACACCATTCTTTGTGAATTCTAAGCATGAGTCCATAGCTGTTCTTAAGGATCCACCGATCAGTTGAGTGGCCCATGACTCCATGACCAATAACCTATATCTCAGTTGGATGATGTAGAATTGTACATTTCAATTGCGGGTCTCACAAATGCTAACGTTTGGAACAAAAATTGAGAACATTTTTGGAGCCTGAGTTGATTCTCTTTATTTGTATGACCAATTTTCATCTTGATTTATTTATGCAAAAGATTTTCATTATGATCTAAGACTTAATTTGaatcaatgttctaaaaaaacCCCAAGGCGTGCCTAAGCAGCTTTGGAGGTGGGCTGGGGTGAAAACGCCTCTTGCCAGTGGGAGTAGGCAAAAACTCGCCTAGACGTGATCGAGGTGTGCCTTAGGGCAAACtggtcatttttattttattttataaaacttCTTGTCAGTCTTCTTCGTTCGACACTCGAGTCCTCGACAGCCTCGTGTTCTTCTTCTCTGTGAATTGCTGAAaccctcccttctcttctcGCGATACCACCAACTGAGCAGCACTGCCACCACTCAGTGAAGAGGGAAAGTGAGAGTGAGGGAGAGTGTACCATGGGAAAGAGAGTGGGTGGGGGCTGCATGTAGACCATATTAGTATTGTAAATAAAGTGGATATTAACGAGGGAAAGAGACTGTTCgttgtcaatttttttgtttgtttttatttcgaTGTATGTGGAGCATATTTGgatgaatgattttttatttttaatgtttttgagttaaacttGTTTATGACTTGTGCACTTTTGAATGACAAAGGATGTTTGTTTTGCAAAGTATTATATTTTATATCTAtaatatatatacgtatatattataaaatttagGTCCCATGAGGCTTCATCTCACGCCTCAAGGCTTTCACATAGCCGGGGCTATTCATGAAACGTCTCGCCTATGCTTTCGCTTTTTAAAACATTGATTTGAATACAATCCTCTTTTGAGTGCTGCTATTTGTACTACATATATTGACCACCTTGCTGGCCACCTTTCAAATGAAGGTAGTTAGGACCGACATTGGTGGGACCCACGTACCTCTGTTTGGTGGTAAGAAAAATGTGGTGCTTCTCGTTTGAAGGCCTAGTTGCTGTTTTTAGTCTCTTTCCCCATTAAAACGCAAGTCATCTCAACCAGTACATGATTTAGAGTTTGTGGTGTTTGAGTTGTGTGTGATTCCTAGCTAGAAGTGCTTACTGATTCACCGAACTTGTGTGCTATATACCtccacatttttcttttatcaaaTTTGATGATTTAGCACGGAAGGTTCTGATGCATTTAAATTGagggcctactgacgctccggttagaagatgagATTACGGGATAGAAGTTCAAgaccgaaggggtagaggaagacccaaGAAgattttggaagagactctaagaaaagactaagagtacttggatctaatggaaGATAGGGCATAGAACCGAGcgtaatggcgttctaagattcatacaatcgaccccacttagtgggaaaatgttttgttgttgttgttgttctttgTTTCCGTTAGCTACTTCATactgttataattttttttgcctTCGTTGTTTTTGTTGGTTGTGTTCCCTTTTTGGTAGTTATATTTGAAAGGCTGTGTTGCCATACTGTAGATTGATGATTTTGTTATTGGTTATTCAGGTTCCGGATGAGCTTCTAGAGGAAGCAAAGGCAGCGGCTAAAGCAGCATTGGAAGAAATGGATGCAGATTAAGAAGCCGATGAAATAATGTGTTGGTATTCTGAAACCCTACTAGAAGAACATCAACAGAAAAGGGTTAATGAGATAAGATTGATGGATTTTCATTAGCCAACTTGGGCTGCTGCAGTATTTCTTGTACGTTAAAATGTTCAATTTACCGACGTTGTGGTGCAAACCACATCTGTAGGATGTTTGAGAAACAGAGTCTCACTTACATTATTATGCACATTCTCCTTTTGAACTGCTGAAGTAATTCTGTTATTTCACTTGTGAGTTTGCTAAAACTTTTGCTGGCGTTCAAGTTTTGTTTCTAAACatattttgggatttttccgtAAACGAATgggaattttgtttttttttttttggtgacaCTTTTTTACAAGAATCATATCTATCAAAATTATAACATGAAAATAGTGTTACAAATGAAATGCAAGCCTTTAGACGCCATTCAAGTTCACAGCTACTTGCGGACCCTAACCAATCAAATTACGTGGAAAGGAACAGGGGTGGCCATAAAACCTGTGGAATCGAGAAACCGattcaaattgcaaaaaaccatattgacaaaaaaaaaaagtcaatttaTGTTCAAGAATTGGACCGAACCGTTCATACTAGTTTTGCTTCTAGTTTTCACCTTAGTAGAACCGCTTATAATTGAACCGaactataaatataaataattatttaaatttatcaGTTATATACATGTGTCATTAGATGAGTAGTCAAAACCAAATTGGTTTCACTTAGCGCGGCTGCATAGGTGCATTTCCGAATTAGGCTTCACTTCTCAATTCGGTTCCATTTCACTTTCACCTAGTGAGGCCTCATCCTTGGATTATTTTCAGGGAGCTTTCATGAATAGTCTGATTTAAATACTAGATTACAAAGAGCAAGTAGTACACACTAAGACAATTCCGTTAGTAAAAAATTTGTTGTTACACGGAGAAACAAAGGACGCAACATGGGAATTAGATACCGAGATGCGTATGAAGTACACATACTTCTCTAATTCCGGtaagtttaaatttcaatgaCCAAATTTTTGTTTTAGGAGAGTAAAGTGTGAAGACCCTCATTTAAATTACTGTTAAAtaatatgattatttttttaagcATGTGTAACttgttttaattgttaattaactAGGCtttaatttaaaggaaaactaatgaaaagggcttgaaaactttgagttttaatgataaggacaaaataaagggtaaagtgaatagtaccatgattgattttttagtgtaaaaatatagtttttcgttaaagtaaacagtatgaggtgcttttcgttaaagttcccttaatttaATTTACCGTACAATCTGTTTATGTTAGTATTGAGTTTTTATTAGATTATTAATATTAGTTAAAgcacaattgaaaaagaaaaacagagaaaGGGAATGCCCACTTGGACAATTAGTTGTCTCGTGCTCTGCAACCAAAACCCCAATCtatattatattttcattttttttaaatgctctccctctctctctctctcgactaTTCCCTTTGTAACATCCACACAGAGAGACAACCGACGAgctgaagaaaaggagaaaaccCATCGTCGCGAGCTCAGGTTGCGAAAGTTCTAAGCGAATCAGGAGGTATTAGGTATTCATTGCAGTTGTCCGGATCTGTCAATATAATTTTGTGATTTAGGTTTttgtgatggtttgtttatcTTTATCAAGATGGATGAATAGGAAATGAAATGGCCAGTGATCTTGGGTTCTTGTGGATGCTTCCTTGTCTTAATTTTCTTGTTCATCTGTTCTTTATGAATTgatcctaagaaaagacttagagcacttggatctaacagagaAAATGATACAGAACCAAACGTAATGGCGTTCTGGGATTTATATagctgaccccacttagtgggaaaatgatttgttgttgttgttgtagtatcTTTTCTTTATGAATTAATTGCATTTTCATATAAAGGTTATAGCCTTTGACATGCATGATATGTACCAAAATATTGGGTGGGAGGAAATGAGGAGTGATTATCACCCCATTTGGACAAGTTTGTTTTTTATGTATAGATAATGTTTTGGTATTCTTGTTCATCATAGCAACACTATCAAGTTTTTTCGGATTGTTAATatgcatttgaaatttggtttttctttttcgcTGAATAGAATTTCTAGTGGAAGTAGTGAAATTCAACGAAGGCGTGTTCATGTGAAACTTTTAAGTGTCCATTCGAGAGGACCGGTTGAGTttttagaaagagaaagatgcTGAAAAGCACATTGGACAGAATTGTGAGGAGTCATCGTAATGTTACTTCTAGTTGCAGTATCAGTATCAGTAGCATCAGCGGAGTTCCCAAAGAGAAGGTAGATTGCGTGGTAATAGGGGCAGGTGTGGTGGGATTGGCAGTGGCGAGAGAGCTTGCTTTAAAGGGCAGAGAGGTGTTGGTGTTAGATTCAGCTCCCACCTTCGGCACTTCCACCAGCTCCCGCAACAGCGAGGTCATCCATGCCGGCATCTACTACCCGACCCATTCCCTCAAGGTACCcacaaaatcaaatataaaagtCATAAACTTTAATGTCAAGAAATTCCCAATTCTTAATTTGAATGTTGAAAGCACAATATATCCTTTAACTTTTTAATGCATTTGGCAGGCGAAGTTTTGTGTTAGGGGAAGATATTTACTGTACAAATATTGCTCTGAACACAATATTCCTCATAAACAAATTGGTAAACTCATAGTTGCAACTGGGTCTTCTGAGATTCCCAATTTGCATAATCTAATGCATCGCGGGATTCAAAATGGAGTTGATGGTTTGGTAATGATGGAGGGTTCAGAAGCCATGAGAATGGAACCTGAATTGGCATGTTTGAAAGCCTTACTATCACCGCTTTCTGGGATTGTGGATACACATTCGCTCATGCTATCTTTGGTGGTATTtccattctcttctttctcatttCCTATATTAGTTGCACTAGGATCAACTCAAGTACATGCTTCAGATAAAATTTCGGGATCTTTAATCGAATATTGGATTTTATACGATGTAGTATCTATCACCGTTAATCCCCATATGGGTGCAGGGAGAAGCTGAAAATCATGGCACAACCTTCTCCTATAATACTACTGTTATTGGTGGCCATATTCAACAAAATCATCCATGCCTTCATGTTTCTGGAACCAAAACCCTTGAAAATTGGAATAGAAAGTTTCCATTGCAACCAGAGATGATACTTATTCCTAAACTCGTTGTGAACTCTGCCGGCTTAAGTGCCCCTGCCCTTGCAAAGCGATTTGATGGCCTCCGAACTGAACATATTCCTCCTTCCCGTTTGGCTCGTGGATGCTACTTCACTTTATCAAATACTACAATCTGTCCGTTCAGACACTTGATTTATCCTCTACCAGAGGATGGTGGACTTGGTGTGCATGTTACCCTGGATTTAAATGGTCAGGTCAAGTTTGGCcctgatgtagaatggattgaTGGTGTTGATGATGTTTCAAGCTTCCTGAATAAGTACCATTTCTTTATCCCTGTTGTCCACTCTATTATATTATGTAGTACTGTCTACATTGTCCATTATGTTTATTGGTTTAAGTGGTCGCAACTCAGTCCAAAAATTTCTATCCATGCTTGTACAGAAGAGCATATTCCTTAagcctttttatttatttatatttgtatgCATAAATTATGTTGCCTTCCTATGTTGAAACAAATTCTGGTGTCTTGCATAAGTTAGGCTTCATTAGAGCATGCATTTGGTACTAATGTTGTCGCCTCAGACAATGATCAAATGGAGGTCCTAGTCACTTATTTTCTGGTGAACCGTAAATTGTAATGTCAATATTCTTTAGGGAGTTTTTTTAGGATATATCGTTGCTTATATACGTTCCCATGTTTGTTCGGATGCTTAATACTTCTAGGCTAAAATCTTAATGACCTGATTGAGGTGCATCTGATGTTGAGTGTGATGTTGTACAATCTTAAAGTGTGATGTTGGACAATCTTAAAAACATGACAAGGCGTTGGTCACAGGTTTGACTATTCTGTATGTACGAATCGCAAAGAGCTATTTTACCCAGAGATAAGGAAGTACTACCCAAATCTAAAGGATGGGTCTCTTGAGCCAGGCTATGCAGGGATTCGACCGAAGCTTTCAGGTCCTCGACAGTCTCCAGTTGATTTTCAGATACAGGTAGTTTCTTGGATATTTTTCCTACGCCTGAACCTGAAATCTTGGATATATACACTACACAACCAGAAGTGCATGGTACTGATTTTTCTGTTGAGCcaatcaatttcttttttgCCCAAGAtcttgtgataaactaataaaaCCATCTCACTGCTGTCACAGCACCTAGCACAAATTGGCCTGTGAAAATCTCTGGTTTTAGTTTCTAAAACTCAATGTAGTGTGGGGAGCTGTCTTGTCATATTTTTATATGGTTGAAATGTGTTAAAGACACTATCTTACACTTGTAGGTGCTATGTTTGCTATATAGATGAAGAGGTTCAGTAGAGTACAACATTGATAGTTCTGATGATATATCATTTTACGGCTATGTAGGGGGAGGATGTTCATGGGATAACTGGTCTCGTCAACCTTTTTGGAATAGAGTCGCCCGGTTTAACTTCAAGCATGGGAATTGCAGAGCACGTAGCAACGAGATTCTTCAGGGGGTAAGGAACCCTGTCTGAAGAGGCTAAATCTGTTACAACCAGATCCCTCGGCTCTTCTCAGCTCCTTCCTCCCGTCTCTCCCTCTTTCCTCCTCATTCCTTTGTAATACAAAGTTT includes the following:
- the LOC126599760 gene encoding proteasome subunit alpha type-3, which codes for MSSIGTGYDLSVTTFSPDGRVFQIEYAAKAVDNSGTVIGIKCKDGVVMGVEKLIASKMMLPGSNRRIHSVHRHSGMAVAGLAADGRQIVARTKSEATNYESVYGEQIPVKELAERVASYVHLCTLYWWLRPFGCGIILGGYDRDGPQLYMVEPSGVSYRYFGAAIGKGRQAAKTEIEKLKLSELTCRQGVIEVAKIIYGIHDEAKDKEFELEMSWVCDESNRLHQKVPDELLEEAKAAAKAALEEMDAD
- the LOC126599758 gene encoding L-2-hydroxyglutarate dehydrogenase, mitochondrial-like isoform X1, with amino-acid sequence MLKSTLDRIVRSHRNVTSSCSISISSISGVPKEKVDCVVIGAGVVGLAVARELALKGREVLVLDSAPTFGTSTSSRNSEVIHAGIYYPTHSLKAKFCVRGRYLLYKYCSEHNIPHKQIGKLIVATGSSEIPNLHNLMHRGIQNGVDGLVMMEGSEAMRMEPELACLKALLSPLSGIVDTHSLMLSLVYLSPLIPIWVQGEAENHGTTFSYNTTVIGGHIQQNHPCLHVSGTKTLENWNRKFPLQPEMILIPKLVVNSAGLSAPALAKRFDGLRTEHIPPSRLARGCYFTLSNTTICPFRHLIYPLPEDGGLGVHVTLDLNGQVKFGPDVEWIDGVDDVSSFLNKFDYSVCTNRKELFYPEIRKYYPNLKDGSLEPGYAGIRPKLSGPRQSPVDFQIQGEDVHGITGLVNLFGIESPGLTSSMGIAEHVATRFFRG
- the LOC126599758 gene encoding L-2-hydroxyglutarate dehydrogenase, mitochondrial-like isoform X2, producing MLKSTLDRIVRSHRNVTSSCSISISSISGVPKEKVDCVVIGAGVVGLAVARELALKGREVLVLDSAPTFGTSTSSRNSEVIHAGIYYPTHSLKAKFCVRGRYLLYKYCSEHNIPHKQIGKLIVATGSSEIPNLHNLMHRGIQNGVDGLVMMEGSEAMRMEPELACLKALLSPLSGIVDTHSLMLSLVGEAENHGTTFSYNTTVIGGHIQQNHPCLHVSGTKTLENWNRKFPLQPEMILIPKLVVNSAGLSAPALAKRFDGLRTEHIPPSRLARGCYFTLSNTTICPFRHLIYPLPEDGGLGVHVTLDLNGQVKFGPDVEWIDGVDDVSSFLNKFDYSVCTNRKELFYPEIRKYYPNLKDGSLEPGYAGIRPKLSGPRQSPVDFQIQGEDVHGITGLVNLFGIESPGLTSSMGIAEHVATRFFRG